In the genome of Pelobacter seleniigenes DSM 18267, one region contains:
- the narH gene encoding nitrate reductase subunit beta: MNIRAQVSSVFHLDKCIGCHTCSIACKNLWTDRKGTEYMWWNNVETKPGTGYPTKWEDQQQYKGGWEKTGSQLHLKMGGKAASLSRIFHNPDLPTMDEYYEPFTFKYQDLTNAPAGTDQPTARPVSMVSGKPIKVEAGPNWDDDLSGSNIYAANDPGVVQLSDEEQQQMFAIEKMVMFYLPRICNHCLNAGCVAACPSGAIYKRGEDGIVLINQDKCRGWRMCVSACPYKKTYYGWASGKSEKCILCYPRQEAGEAPACFHSCVGRIRYLGVLLYDADRIEKVAGLANTELAAAQRDMILDPFDQKVQEEAIKCGIPPEVLEAAQKSPTYKFVKEWGIALPLHPEFRTLPMLFYVPPLLPVISRETLGVQKLADDFFSSLEKARLPLKYLAGLFTGGNEEEIKTVYRKLIAVRIQRRNTTTGDISAEEAEKARTIAGIDSAMIEAIFRMTALTSIKQRMVIPPMLREQAIEAGMDPEKYKQGMGFGKRQPPKRRW, translated from the coding sequence ATGAATATACGTGCACAGGTGTCATCGGTTTTCCATCTCGATAAATGTATCGGTTGCCATACCTGCAGCATCGCCTGCAAGAACCTCTGGACCGACCGTAAGGGGACCGAGTACATGTGGTGGAATAATGTTGAAACCAAACCAGGGACCGGTTACCCGACCAAATGGGAAGACCAGCAGCAGTACAAGGGCGGCTGGGAAAAAACCGGTTCGCAATTGCATCTAAAAATGGGCGGCAAAGCGGCATCGCTGAGCAGAATATTTCACAACCCAGACCTGCCGACGATGGACGAATATTACGAACCATTCACCTTTAAATATCAGGACCTGACCAATGCGCCGGCCGGGACAGATCAACCGACCGCTCGCCCGGTGTCCATGGTCAGCGGCAAACCGATAAAGGTTGAGGCCGGTCCCAACTGGGACGATGATCTGTCCGGGTCGAATATCTATGCCGCCAATGATCCTGGCGTCGTACAACTGAGTGATGAAGAACAGCAGCAGATGTTTGCGATCGAAAAGATGGTGATGTTTTACCTGCCGCGCATTTGTAACCACTGTCTAAATGCCGGCTGCGTGGCCGCATGTCCATCCGGCGCCATCTACAAACGCGGTGAAGACGGCATCGTGCTGATCAACCAGGACAAATGCCGTGGCTGGAGGATGTGCGTATCGGCCTGTCCTTACAAAAAAACCTATTACGGCTGGGCCAGCGGTAAATCCGAAAAGTGTATTCTCTGTTATCCACGCCAGGAAGCAGGAGAAGCTCCGGCCTGTTTCCATTCCTGCGTCGGTCGCATTCGCTACCTTGGAGTTCTGCTCTACGATGCCGATCGCATTGAAAAAGTTGCCGGACTTGCCAACACGGAACTAGCAGCTGCACAACGCGACATGATCCTCGATCCTTTCGATCAGAAAGTGCAGGAAGAAGCCATAAAATGCGGTATCCCACCCGAAGTTCTGGAGGCGGCACAGAAATCCCCGACCTACAAATTTGTCAAGGAATGGGGTATTGCATTGCCGCTTCATCCGGAATTCCGGACCCTGCCGATGCTGTTTTATGTCCCGCCGTTGCTTCCAGTCATTTCGAGAGAGACCTTAGGCGTTCAGAAACTGGCTGACGACTTTTTCAGCAGCTTGGAAAAAGCCCGATTACCGCTTAAATATCTTGCCGGCCTCTTCACCGGTGGAAATGAAGAAGAAATCAAGACTGTTTATCGCAAACTGATTGCAGTACGGATCCAGCGACGTAATACCACCACCGGGGATATCTCTGCAGAAGAAGCAGAAAAAGCACGAACGATTGCTGGTATCGACAGTGCAATGATCGAGGCCATTTTCCGCATGACCGCACTGACCAGCATCAAGCAACGGATGGTGATTCCGCCAATGCTGCGCGAACAGGCTATTGAAGCCGGAATGGACCCCGAAAAATATAAACAGGGCATGGGTTTCGGCAAACGACAGCCACCCAAGAGACGCTGGTAA
- a CDS encoding nitrate reductase subunit alpha, translating into MSWIKDIIDPKARAWEEFYRNRNQCDKVVRSTHGVNCTGSCSWNVHVKDGIVGWELQTTDYPALEDGIPPYEPRGCQRGISFSWYLYSPLRVKYPYLRGTLVDLWRKAKEEHQDPVAAWTSIVEDPAKRKSYQQARGKGGFRRAGWDEAEEIIAASTIYTIKKHGADRLVGFSPIPAMSMLSFAAGTRFLQLMGGVNLSFYDWYCDLPNASPEVWGEQTDVSESADWYNSKYIAVMGSNVNMTRTPDAHFLVEARHNGSKVTVLSPDFSMTSKHADWWIPAHAGQDGAFWMAVNHVILSEFHHQAKTAYFIDYLKRYTDTPFLIRLTEKDGVYQAGRMATAANIEQYADDENADFKYLVWDESQDRPKMPLGTLGFRWQKKKGEWNLQMKDGQDGSDITPALSLLDNCTEVLPVSFDDFSNETKAVRGVPVRYLETSEGPVPVTTVFDLLMAQFGVARGLQGDDPKNYDDDQRAYTPAWQEKFTGIDRTNVIQFAREWASTAEKTEGKCSIIIGAGVNHWYHANLLYRAGIAALMLCGCVGKNGGGLNHYVGQEKLAPIAPWATIMGALDWSKPPRFQNAPSYHYVHSDQWRYERTADEMRVNAIPENNRINGGHTIDQQIRAVRNGWLPFYPQFDRNPCEVIKQAEANGAKSDQEIIDWTVRQLTDKKMKFAVEDPDAPENWPRVWFIWRGNALMSSAKGHEYFLKHYLGTHTNTVAPETAEGSVKDVIWHTNAPEGKLDLVVDINFRMDTSAVYSDIVLPTATWYEKDDLNTTDMHSFIHPLQEAVPPCWESKSDWDIFKGLAKKISQMSETHLPDPVRDIVSTPLAHDTPAEMAQPEIKEWIKGECAAIPGKTMPGLAVVERDYVNLYKRFISLGPGARKNGIGVHGLSWQIEDFYDELIKTNPTVTWDGETYPSLDNARDAANVILQLAPETNGELAFRAFQAKEEKVGMPLVDLAADTRAVRTTFSDIDRQPKRLLTSPCWSGLTNNGRAYAAYSLNVERLVPWRTLTGRQHFYLDHEGYIAYGEHLPTYKPKPSPSSLQDLVVSKSDEQSIMLNYLTPHGKWGIHSTYGDNHRMLTLSRGCHPFWINDKDAEKIGVIDNDWVEVYNDHGVVVTRAVVSARLPQGISFLYHAPERTIGVPKSPLRGNKRAGGHNSLNRIRLKPNLMLGGYGQFTYGWNYWGPPGANRDTFILVRKLKGEPSW; encoded by the coding sequence ATGAGCTGGATTAAAGATATCATCGATCCTAAAGCCAGGGCATGGGAAGAGTTCTATCGCAACCGCAACCAGTGTGACAAAGTGGTCAGAAGCACACATGGCGTTAACTGTACCGGAAGTTGCTCCTGGAATGTTCACGTCAAGGATGGGATTGTCGGCTGGGAATTACAAACGACCGATTATCCAGCCTTGGAAGACGGAATTCCGCCCTATGAACCTCGCGGGTGCCAGCGCGGAATTTCATTTTCCTGGTATCTCTATAGCCCCCTGAGGGTCAAATATCCCTACTTGCGAGGTACCCTGGTTGATCTTTGGCGAAAAGCCAAGGAGGAACACCAGGATCCGGTTGCTGCCTGGACATCGATCGTCGAGGATCCGGCAAAACGCAAAAGTTATCAGCAGGCCCGCGGCAAAGGCGGGTTCCGCCGTGCCGGTTGGGATGAAGCTGAAGAGATCATCGCCGCATCGACCATCTATACCATCAAGAAACATGGTGCCGACCGTTTGGTCGGTTTCTCGCCAATTCCAGCGATGTCGATGCTCAGTTTTGCCGCCGGCACCCGATTTCTGCAACTGATGGGTGGTGTCAACCTGAGTTTTTACGACTGGTATTGCGACCTGCCGAACGCCTCGCCCGAAGTCTGGGGCGAACAGACTGATGTCTCGGAAAGTGCCGACTGGTACAACAGCAAATATATTGCGGTGATGGGTTCGAACGTCAACATGACCCGAACACCGGATGCTCACTTTCTGGTCGAAGCTCGGCACAATGGTTCTAAAGTAACGGTTCTTTCGCCAGATTTCAGCATGACATCGAAGCACGCCGACTGGTGGATCCCGGCCCACGCTGGACAGGACGGAGCATTCTGGATGGCGGTCAACCATGTCATCCTCAGCGAATTCCATCACCAAGCAAAAACAGCCTATTTCATCGATTATTTGAAACGTTACACCGACACGCCCTTTTTGATCCGTTTAACGGAGAAAGACGGCGTTTATCAGGCGGGACGAATGGCAACCGCTGCCAACATCGAACAGTACGCTGATGATGAGAATGCCGATTTCAAATATCTGGTTTGGGATGAGAGTCAGGACCGGCCCAAAATGCCGCTGGGAACTCTCGGGTTTCGCTGGCAGAAGAAAAAAGGTGAATGGAACCTGCAGATGAAGGATGGTCAGGACGGCAGCGATATTACCCCCGCACTTTCCCTACTGGACAACTGCACTGAAGTTTTGCCGGTCAGCTTTGATGATTTTTCCAACGAAACCAAGGCCGTTCGCGGGGTCCCGGTTCGTTATCTCGAAACGTCCGAGGGCCCGGTTCCAGTCACCACCGTCTTCGATTTGCTGATGGCCCAGTTCGGTGTCGCCCGCGGATTACAGGGAGATGATCCGAAAAACTATGATGATGACCAACGGGCCTACACCCCGGCCTGGCAGGAAAAATTTACCGGCATCGACCGCACCAATGTCATCCAGTTTGCCCGCGAGTGGGCGTCTACGGCTGAAAAGACCGAGGGCAAATGTTCGATCATCATCGGCGCCGGAGTCAACCACTGGTATCATGCCAACCTGCTTTATCGAGCCGGTATCGCTGCTTTGATGCTGTGCGGCTGTGTCGGCAAGAACGGCGGCGGCCTCAATCACTATGTCGGTCAGGAAAAGCTAGCTCCGATCGCGCCCTGGGCGACCATCATGGGAGCTCTTGACTGGTCGAAACCGCCACGCTTTCAGAATGCCCCCTCCTACCATTATGTACACAGCGATCAGTGGCGCTACGAGCGTACGGCCGACGAGATGCGCGTCAATGCCATTCCGGAGAATAACAGGATCAATGGGGGACACACCATTGATCAGCAGATCCGTGCGGTGCGCAACGGCTGGCTCCCCTTCTATCCCCAATTCGACCGGAACCCTTGCGAAGTCATCAAACAAGCGGAGGCAAACGGGGCCAAAAGCGATCAGGAGATCATCGACTGGACCGTCAGACAGTTAACCGATAAAAAAATGAAATTTGCCGTTGAAGATCCCGACGCTCCGGAAAACTGGCCGCGGGTCTGGTTCATCTGGCGTGGAAACGCGCTGATGTCGAGCGCCAAAGGACATGAATATTTCCTCAAACATTACCTTGGAACACACACAAACACGGTAGCGCCAGAAACCGCTGAGGGCTCTGTGAAGGATGTTATCTGGCACACGAACGCTCCGGAGGGTAAGCTGGATCTCGTGGTTGACATCAACTTCCGGATGGATACCTCGGCCGTCTATTCGGATATCGTCCTGCCAACTGCGACCTGGTATGAAAAGGATGATCTTAACACGACCGACATGCACTCGTTTATCCACCCGCTCCAGGAAGCCGTACCGCCTTGCTGGGAATCGAAAAGCGACTGGGATATTTTCAAGGGACTGGCGAAAAAAATCAGCCAAATGTCCGAGACTCATCTTCCCGATCCGGTCCGTGACATCGTTTCAACTCCCCTTGCTCACGACACTCCTGCAGAAATGGCCCAGCCGGAAATCAAGGAGTGGATCAAAGGCGAATGCGCTGCGATTCCCGGCAAAACCATGCCAGGCCTGGCAGTCGTCGAACGCGACTATGTCAATCTTTATAAACGTTTTATCTCCCTCGGCCCGGGTGCCCGTAAAAACGGCATTGGTGTCCACGGCCTATCCTGGCAGATCGAAGATTTCTATGATGAATTGATCAAAACCAACCCGACCGTCACCTGGGATGGCGAAACTTATCCGTCGCTGGACAACGCCAGGGATGCGGCCAACGTTATTCTCCAACTCGCTCCTGAGACCAACGGCGAACTCGCCTTCCGGGCCTTTCAGGCGAAGGAGGAAAAGGTCGGTATGCCGCTAGTCGACCTAGCGGCGGATACCCGTGCGGTTCGCACCACTTTCAGCGATATCGACCGCCAGCCCAAACGTCTCCTGACCAGTCCCTGCTGGAGCGGTCTGACCAATAACGGTCGCGCTTATGCCGCTTACAGTCTCAATGTCGAGCGCCTGGTTCCCTGGCGGACGTTGACCGGAAGGCAACATTTTTATCTTGATCATGAAGGCTATATCGCCTACGGCGAACATCTGCCGACCTACAAACCGAAGCCCAGCCCGAGTTCGCTGCAGGATCTGGTGGTCAGCAAATCGGATGAACAGAGTATCATGCTCAACTACCTGACTCCGCACGGGAAATGGGGGATCCATTCAACCTATGGTGACAACCACCGGATGCTGACTCTGTCACGCGGCTGTCATCCTTTCTGGATCAACGACAAGGACGCGGAAAAAATCGGTGTAATCGACAATGACTGGGTCGAAGTTTACAACGATCACGGTGTTGTGGTCACCAGGGCGGTCGTTAGCGCCCGCTTGCCGCAAGGGATCTCCTTCCTCTATCACGCCCCGGAACGCACTATCGGCGTACCCAAATCACCGTTGCGTGGCAATAAACGGGCGGGTGGTCATAACAGCCTCAACCGGATCCGGCTCAAACCGAATCTGATGCTCGGCGGCTACGGTCAGTTTACTTATGGCTGGAACTACTGGGGCCCTCCCGGCGCCAATCGCGACACCTTTATTTTGGTGCGTAAACTCAAAGGGGAACCGAGCTGGTAA
- a CDS encoding c-type cytochrome — translation MIILALLPFFSSSGFAMDGDPARGKALFTGNTAFEKGGAPCLACHNLAGLGMVAGANYGPDLTKIFDNYGREGLEGVLPSLPFPSMEAIFADRPLTETEQADMIAFLQQTAQLSVTPNPRKLAFQVIVGVVILLGLTFLVGLRRMHTTRQPLIDRQRNLINKGGLQ, via the coding sequence TTGATCATTCTTGCCCTGTTGCCTTTCTTTTCCAGTTCAGGATTTGCAATGGATGGAGATCCTGCACGCGGCAAAGCACTATTTACCGGAAACACAGCATTTGAAAAAGGGGGGGCTCCTTGTCTGGCCTGTCATAACCTTGCTGGGCTGGGCATGGTTGCCGGCGCCAACTATGGCCCCGACCTCACCAAAATTTTTGACAATTATGGTCGCGAGGGGCTGGAAGGGGTCCTCCCATCGCTGCCGTTTCCCAGCATGGAAGCCATTTTCGCTGATCGGCCTCTGACTGAAACAGAACAGGCCGATATGATTGCATTCCTGCAACAGACCGCACAACTTTCCGTGACCCCGAATCCTAGAAAACTCGCATTTCAGGTCATTGTCGGCGTCGTAATTTTGCTCGGACTGACCTTCCTGGTCGGCTTAAGACGGATGCATACAACCCGTCAGCCACTGATTGACCGTCAACGCAACCTCATAAACAAAGGTGGACTGCAATGA
- a CDS encoding sigma-54 interaction domain-containing protein — translation MKPVPDIFAAIISHMREGVIFLDSQHVIQICNRAAEKIRKVRADQIVGRSIFDIHPRRAHPQLSELLGNMQSGALPSSHRVIQAQGRYFDNSYSSVHDDQGQFLGTLLISRDITEQRRLTEEISQLKNILAAKEKGTPLIFKSPAMQRILETVDAITALESTILITGESGTGKECIVDLIHSLSPRNKNPLVKVNCGALPENLIESELFGHVKGAFTGAHTDNKGKFLAASGGTLFLDEIGELPLPAQVKLLRVIQDKIIQPVGGQNGINVDVRIIAATNADLGKAVSDGRFREDIFYRINVISIEIPPLRERLEDIIPMAEAFIKHFARKMKKPIPKLSAPVCDLLLSSPLPGNVRQLKHAMERAVALGRGSTIMPSDLPSDLIKKTGLTTPAFQFDESNLKEALAGVERELILQKLTINQGRKLPTAKALGISRKTLWEKIQRYQLEGDVTKEKHPS, via the coding sequence ATGAAACCGGTGCCTGACATTTTTGCGGCGATTATCTCCCACATGCGCGAGGGAGTCATTTTTCTCGACAGCCAGCATGTCATTCAGATCTGCAACCGGGCTGCCGAAAAAATTCGCAAGGTCCGGGCAGATCAAATTGTTGGCCGCTCGATTTTTGACATTCATCCACGCCGAGCACACCCGCAACTCAGTGAACTGCTGGGCAATATGCAGAGCGGGGCACTTCCTTCCAGCCATCGGGTCATTCAGGCCCAAGGGCGCTACTTCGACAATTCCTATTCTTCGGTCCATGACGATCAGGGCCAATTCCTTGGCACGCTCTTAATCAGTCGCGATATCACCGAACAGCGGCGATTGACCGAAGAGATCAGCCAACTTAAGAACATTCTGGCTGCAAAAGAAAAAGGAACGCCACTGATTTTCAAGAGTCCAGCGATGCAACGGATTCTAGAGACCGTCGATGCAATAACGGCGCTCGAATCAACCATCCTCATCACCGGTGAGAGCGGTACCGGCAAAGAATGCATTGTCGATCTGATCCACAGCCTCAGCCCACGTAATAAAAACCCTCTTGTTAAAGTCAACTGCGGAGCACTTCCGGAAAATCTGATCGAGTCCGAGTTGTTCGGTCACGTTAAGGGGGCCTTTACCGGTGCACATACCGATAACAAGGGGAAATTTCTAGCTGCGTCTGGCGGGACTCTTTTTCTTGACGAAATTGGGGAACTGCCGCTGCCTGCTCAAGTGAAATTACTCCGGGTTATTCAGGACAAAATCATTCAACCAGTCGGAGGCCAAAACGGAATAAATGTCGATGTCAGAATTATTGCCGCAACTAACGCTGACTTGGGAAAAGCGGTCTCTGATGGCCGTTTTCGTGAAGATATCTTCTACCGGATTAACGTCATATCCATTGAAATTCCCCCGTTAAGAGAGCGCCTGGAAGACATCATCCCTATGGCCGAAGCATTCATCAAGCATTTCGCCAGGAAAATGAAAAAACCGATCCCAAAATTATCTGCACCGGTTTGTGATTTGCTCCTTAGCAGTCCGTTGCCCGGTAATGTTCGACAGCTCAAACATGCGATGGAGCGAGCTGTCGCTTTAGGCCGTGGAAGTACGATCATGCCCTCTGATCTTCCCAGTGACCTGATCAAAAAAACTGGTCTGACAACACCTGCTTTTCAATTTGATGAAAGCAATCTCAAGGAGGCATTAGCTGGCGTCGAACGAGAATTGATTCTCCAAAAGTTGACAATCAACCAAGGACGAAAATTACCCACGGCCAAAGCACTTGGCATATCCAGGAAAACGCTATGGGAGAAGATTCAGCGGTACCAGCTAGAGGGAGATGTTACGAAAGAGAAGCATCCCTCTTGA
- a CDS encoding CopD family protein encodes MNLRAHLNFLFIQTLLICLLLAGSALATEEFAADTGQDCAVCHVNPSGGGELTKVGEGFALSLSEPSEPMSAASADSGSGKSLAYFVRLVAGYLHILFAMFWFGTILYVHLVLKPAYASGGLPKGEVKLGLLSMLIMAVTGGILFAFRVPSVDFLFSTRFGILLLIKIALFLVMVGSAMIVVLFIGPRLRRRDSSMPSQTASGDLSLENLAQYDGKDGRPAYIAYRGEIYDVSQSRLWKEGTHVGRHQAGCDLTEILSQAPHEEDKIFAMPRVGRLLPEEGPGLTLPQKVFYFMAYMNLGFVLLIVLILSFWNWL; translated from the coding sequence ATGAATCTCCGTGCCCACCTTAATTTTCTTTTCATCCAGACTCTTCTGATTTGCTTACTCTTGGCGGGATCTGCTCTTGCAACAGAGGAATTTGCGGCAGATACGGGACAGGACTGTGCCGTTTGTCATGTCAACCCTTCCGGGGGCGGCGAACTGACGAAGGTTGGCGAGGGGTTTGCCCTTTCACTCTCGGAACCTTCTGAACCTATGTCCGCCGCCTCAGCCGATTCTGGTTCGGGGAAGTCTCTTGCCTATTTTGTTCGGCTGGTGGCGGGCTATCTGCATATACTGTTTGCAATGTTCTGGTTCGGTACCATTCTATATGTCCACCTGGTGTTGAAGCCAGCCTATGCATCGGGCGGGTTGCCTAAAGGGGAAGTCAAACTTGGACTGCTCTCGATGCTGATCATGGCCGTTACCGGGGGGATTCTGTTTGCTTTCCGGGTGCCATCGGTCGACTTTCTCTTTTCAACCCGGTTTGGCATTTTACTCCTGATTAAAATTGCCCTTTTCCTGGTCATGGTGGGCTCGGCCATGATCGTCGTGCTATTCATCGGCCCACGGCTGAGGCGACGAGACAGTTCGATGCCCTCCCAGACAGCTTCCGGTGATTTGTCGCTGGAAAATTTAGCCCAATATGATGGTAAGGATGGCCGGCCCGCATATATTGCATATCGGGGGGAAATATACGATGTTAGTCAAAGTCGACTCTGGAAAGAAGGGACCCATGTTGGTCGTCATCAAGCAGGGTGTGACCTGACAGAGATTCTGAGCCAGGCGCCGCATGAGGAGGACAAAATATTCGCCATGCCTCGGGTAGGTAGACTGTTGCCGGAGGAAGGCCCGGGTCTTACCCTGCCGCAGAAGGTTTTCTATTTCATGGCCTACATGAACCTGGGGTTTGTGCTGCTGATCGTCCTGATCCTTTCCTTCTGGAACTGGCTGTAA
- a CDS encoding DNA-binding protein, with protein MEQGITFEQVQKAMLHLRDQDERVSRRNVRSITGGGMSTVHKLMRMVEEQESLQNDLFAKEMSDSFLTAFKKEIAVQTKALTEKYEHQVESFQKREQELIEELTDLETKANTFEKKLESLTASTNKDRQQAEKDLAVARESICRLENWVTGYMTERKDIDKVLETVRAENVSRQCNIESLQMTVEKQRSHIDQLTQSLSDSRKELAAAEKKAAVAQQKLADLKDTLAKAT; from the coding sequence ATGGAACAGGGAATCACTTTTGAGCAGGTCCAAAAAGCAATGCTTCATCTGCGGGATCAAGACGAACGTGTCAGTCGACGGAATGTTCGCTCCATTACCGGGGGTGGGATGTCCACGGTCCACAAACTGATGAGGATGGTTGAAGAGCAAGAGTCCCTTCAGAATGATTTGTTTGCGAAAGAGATGTCCGATAGTTTTCTCACTGCGTTCAAAAAAGAAATTGCTGTCCAGACAAAAGCGCTGACCGAAAAATACGAACACCAGGTCGAAAGCTTTCAAAAACGTGAGCAGGAACTTATCGAAGAGTTAACAGATCTCGAGACAAAGGCCAATACCTTTGAGAAAAAGCTTGAATCCCTCACAGCTTCCACCAATAAAGACCGACAGCAGGCCGAAAAGGATCTTGCAGTCGCCCGTGAAAGTATCTGCCGCCTTGAAAATTGGGTTACCGGTTATATGACAGAACGGAAGGACATCGACAAAGTCCTCGAAACCGTTCGAGCAGAAAACGTCAGTAGACAATGCAATATTGAAAGCCTTCAGATGACTGTCGAAAAGCAAAGAAGCCATATTGACCAACTCACACAGAGTCTCAGCGATTCCCGGAAAGAGCTAGCCGCCGCGGAGAAAAAAGCCGCTGTTGCCCAGCAAAAGCTGGCAGATCTCAAGGATACTTTGGCGAAAGCAACCTAA
- a CDS encoding site-specific integrase, with protein sequence MASIRTRNNFLFFDFRYKSVRCREQTLLKDTPENRKKLEPYATQIDREIKAGTFQYEKYFPNSKNLEKVQAPVKAKPVDPKEMQAVCSDSPSLKEFSEEWFEENLIRWKLSHQETVRGILDKHLIPRFGDMNVSHITKGDILKFRSSLAKVQIGNKTGLSPMRINHIMTSLRMILNDAADRFQFITPFQGIKPLKVPRSDVDPFTIDEVRLILSTVRLDFRNYYEVRFFTGMRTGEIDGLKWKYVDFNRREILVRETLVRMREENTKTPGSVREIQMSEPVYQALKAQWEVTGKLSQFVFCNRNGTPLDHTNVTKRIWYPTLEMLGMKRRRPYQTRHTTATLWLASGENPEWIARQMGHSSTTMLFTVYSRFVPNLTRRDGTAFENLLAARINGGDHDN encoded by the coding sequence ATGGCTAGTATTCGGACGCGTAATAACTTTTTGTTTTTCGATTTTCGGTATAAGAGTGTTCGCTGCCGGGAACAAACCCTGCTCAAGGATACGCCTGAGAATCGAAAAAAGCTTGAGCCTTATGCCACACAGATCGACAGGGAAATCAAAGCGGGCACTTTTCAGTATGAAAAGTATTTCCCCAATAGCAAAAACCTCGAGAAGGTACAAGCGCCCGTGAAAGCTAAACCGGTTGATCCTAAAGAGATGCAGGCTGTGTGTAGCGATTCCCCCTCGCTGAAAGAGTTTTCAGAAGAATGGTTTGAAGAAAACCTGATCCGTTGGAAGCTGTCCCACCAGGAGACCGTTCGAGGAATTTTGGATAAACATCTGATCCCCCGTTTTGGAGATATGAACGTCAGCCACATCACCAAGGGTGACATCCTCAAATTCCGATCCTCACTCGCCAAAGTCCAGATTGGAAACAAGACGGGGTTATCGCCTATGCGGATTAATCACATCATGACATCTTTACGTATGATTCTTAATGATGCGGCTGACCGGTTCCAATTTATCACGCCCTTTCAAGGAATCAAACCGTTGAAAGTCCCAAGGTCGGATGTCGATCCCTTCACTATTGATGAAGTACGTCTGATTCTGTCAACGGTGCGCTTAGATTTTCGCAACTATTACGAAGTTCGGTTCTTTACCGGAATGCGTACTGGAGAAATCGATGGGTTGAAGTGGAAGTACGTCGACTTCAACCGGCGCGAAATTCTGGTTCGCGAGACTTTGGTTCGGATGAGAGAGGAAAATACCAAGACTCCTGGTTCAGTCCGTGAGATTCAGATGTCAGAACCGGTTTACCAGGCCCTTAAGGCTCAGTGGGAAGTGACAGGAAAACTGAGTCAATTCGTTTTCTGCAATCGAAACGGAACTCCTCTTGACCATACCAACGTCACGAAAAGGATCTGGTATCCCACCTTGGAAATGCTGGGAATGAAACGCCGCCGCCCCTATCAGACCAGGCATACAACGGCAACCCTGTGGCTGGCGTCAGGAGAAAATCCTGAATGGATTGCCCGGCAGATGGGACACAGTTCAACGACGATGCTTTTTACGGTCTATTCCCGCTTTGTCCCGAACCTGACTCGTCGTGACGGGACCGCTTTTGAAAATCTGCTGGCGGCTCGGATCAATGGAGGTGACCATGACAACTAA
- a CDS encoding helix-turn-helix domain-containing protein: protein MIRYRLRELMSDYQFRTGKRLTFEEIANETGIHRTTLSKIVNQRNYNTTTENIDKLCTFFKCQIGDLMEHVERVDSE from the coding sequence GTGATTCGATATAGATTGAGGGAGTTAATGTCAGATTATCAGTTTCGAACAGGGAAAAGGCTGACCTTTGAGGAAATAGCTAACGAAACTGGTATCCACAGAACGACTCTTTCCAAAATTGTGAACCAGCGAAATTATAATACGACGACTGAAAACATCGACAAACTATGTACTTTTTTTAAATGCCAGATTGGCGATTTGATGGAACATGTTGAGCGGGTCGATTCCGAATAG
- a CDS encoding MbcA/ParS/Xre antitoxin family protein produces MNENVPKDIALTTLQNLPSSSSWPRILDEMSRAWASTCPAAVLERTTEVFEEKTKVIGWLTTPCSALGNRIPLVMVDSEKGQQAILDELSRIEHGVFS; encoded by the coding sequence ATGAATGAAAATGTTCCAAAGGATATTGCTTTAACTACTCTTCAAAACTTACCTTCATCCTCTAGTTGGCCAAGAATACTTGATGAGATGTCAAGAGCTTGGGCGTCAACTTGCCCTGCAGCAGTCCTTGAGCGGACAACGGAGGTCTTCGAAGAAAAAACAAAAGTGATTGGTTGGCTCACAACTCCATGTAGCGCTTTGGGAAATCGAATACCTTTGGTTATGGTTGATAGCGAAAAAGGACAGCAGGCAATCCTTGACGAACTATCCCGTATTGAGCATGGTGTCTTCAGTTAA